CCATCGTGTCGTAGATGTTCTGGAAGGCGCGCTGGAGTGTTTCGAGCGGGATCGTGCTGGCCGCGGCCTGTTCGTGGATCTTGCCGGTCTGGTCGCGCAGCATGGTGCTGGTGGAATCGATGATGCCGGCTGTCGTCTCGTTGAGCGCGGTGATCTGCCCAAGCACCAGCCGCTGATTGGTCATCGCCTCGGCCACGGTAACCGCGGTGCGCAGTGCGCCGACTGTGGTGGTGCTGGCCCGGTCGACGCCCTTCACCAGCTCGACATTGTTCTTCTTCACCAGATCGAGCGCAAGATAGCCTTGAACGCTCACCGCCATCTGGGTCAGCAAGTCCTGCGTGCGCTGGCGGACATAGAACAGCGCGGTCTCGCGGATCGCCTTGGCCTTGGCCGGATCGGTCGCATCAAGATCGGCAGCCTTCTCCTCTAGCTTCTCGTCTAGCGCCTTGGAGATGTGGATCATCTGTTCCAGATTGCCCATCGCCTCCCACAATTTCTGCCGTTCGACGTCGATCGCGGCATTGTCCATGATCAACTCGTCCTTGCCGCTGGCGAGGTTCGACAGGATCGACTGAATGTGGGTCTGCGCGCTCTGATAGCTGCGGAAGTAATTGTTGAGCTTGTTGCCGAAGGGAATGATGCCGAGGATCTTGCGCGTGCCCGACAGCTTCCCGCGCTTGCCGGGATCCAGATCCTCGACCACGCGGCGCAGCTCGGCCAGATTGGCGCCGACGCCCTCGTCCTTGTCCATCGCGCGCACCGGTCGGTCGAGGAAGCGGTTGGACATGCCCGCCGCCGCCATGATCTCCTTGCGGCCCATATTGGTGATCTGGTCGACTTTCTGGCCGAATTCGGGCGAATTGGCGTCCGAGCCGACCAGATCCTCGACGAAGCTGTCGACCTTCGTCTGAAGTTTGGACTTCGTTTCCGCCGACACGGGAACCAGACCCGCAGCCTTTTCCGGGGCGACGTCGGGCACAGGGTCGGGCGGTGTCAGTTCGAAATCGGACGCGGCTTTGGTCCCCACCGGCGCGGCGGCGG
The genomic region above belongs to Qipengyuania spongiae and contains:
- a CDS encoding toxic anion resistance protein, which translates into the protein MADTLNTRTSSAAAPVGTKAASDFELTPPDPVPDVAPEKAAGLVPVSAETKSKLQTKVDSFVEDLVGSDANSPEFGQKVDQITNMGRKEIMAAAGMSNRFLDRPVRAMDKDEGVGANLAELRRVVEDLDPGKRGKLSGTRKILGIIPFGNKLNNYFRSYQSAQTHIQSILSNLASGKDELIMDNAAIDVERQKLWEAMGNLEQMIHISKALDEKLEEKAADLDATDPAKAKAIRETALFYVRQRTQDLLTQMAVSVQGYLALDLVKKNNVELVKGVDRASTTTVGALRTAVTVAEAMTNQRLVLGQITALNETTAGIIDSTSTMLRDQTGKIHEQAAASTIPLETLQRAFQNIYDTMDEVDEFKVRALENMKQTVNVLSGEVEKSKGYIARAEGQNQAQRQVADSGLLSLEG